Part of the Gramella sp. Hel_I_59 genome, TCTTTCTGCATGCAAAGGCGCATGCTGTATAGATGGTGAAGCCGGTGCTCCGGTAGAGCCAGAAGAACGTGAGATCATGGAAAGGATTTACCCTAAAGTGAAGCAATATCTTCGTCCTGAAGGTATAGAAGCCATCGAACGCCAGGGTGTTTATATCACCCGCGAAAACGGGGAAATTGAAACTCCGCTAATCAATGATGCAGATTGCGCTTACGTAACCTTTGATGAAAAGGGTACAGCACTCTGCGGAATTGAAGAAGCTTATAACCAGGGCGATATTGACTGGAAAAAACCTGTAAGCTGTCATTTATACCCGGTTAGAATCCAGGAATACACTTCATTTTCCGCAGTGAATTATCATCGCTGGGAAATTTGTGATGATGCCTGCAGTCTCGGAGCAGAACTACAGGTGCCCATTTACAAATTTGTTAAAGAGGCTCTGGTTAGAAAATTTGGCGAAGAATGGTATCAGGAATTAACTGTTATCGCAGACGAGATTCAGAAAAAATAGATCACCGGATTCCCCTTTTTAGCGTTTCTGAAATTTATCTGTGCTGTTAATAATTCTCTATTTTGTTTAATCTTTTACGCCCAATCTTTTTCAAAAATTGATCTTGATGACTTGTTCTTACCTTGAATAAGATGAATTTACAACCATTTTCTACAGATCAAAACCATTAAACAAAGCCCCCAAAAACGCTCTATACTGATGGTTTTCTTAAATAACCATTAACACATTATAGTTTTCTGTATACCAATGTTTTAGTTCGTTATTTTAACAATTATCTAAGAATAATAGCACTTTTCACTGTTGAAAACTTTGTTGAAAAGGTTCCACCCTATTTCCCCTTTTATATGGCTGATTTTTAAATCTTTGTTAGAGAACGAAAGAACAAAAATCACCGATATACTTAAAACCTCCCATTTATGTCTCAAATAGAACCAATTTTACAGGAAAACAAAGATCGATTTGTGATCTTTCCGATCAAACATAATGACATTTGGGACTGGTATAAAAAAATGGAAGCTTGCTTCTGGACTGCGGAAGAAATTGATCTTCACCAGGATCTTACCGACTGGTCCAATAAATTGAACGCCGACGAGCGTTACTTTATAAAACATATCCTCGCCTTCTTCGCTGCTTCAGATGGTATTGTAAATGAAAACCTTGCTGAAAATTTCGTGAACGAAGTACAATACTCGGAAGCTAAGTTTTTCTACGGTTTCCAAATCATGATGGAAAACATTCATTCTGAAACCTATTCGCTTTTAATTGATACCTACGTTAAAGATGAAAAGGAAAAGAATCAGCTTTTTACAGCTATCGAAGTTTTCCCGGCTATCAAGAAAAAGGCAGACTGGGCACTAAACTGGATCGAATCAGATTCGTTTGCTGAAAGACTGATCGCTTTTGCTGCGGTAGAAGGTATTTTTTTTAGCGGAGCCTTCTGCTCTATATTCTGGTTAAAGAAACGCGGACTCATGCCCGGACTTACGTTCTCCAATGAATTGATCTCCAGGGATGAAGGAATGCATTGTGATTTTGCGGTACATCTGCATAATAATCACCTTGTAAATAAGGTTCCGAAGGAAAAAATACGCAAGATCATTATCGATGCTCTTAATATTGAACGTGAATTTGTAACTGAATCACTTCCAGTGAGCCTGATTGGGATGAATGCGAAATTAATGACCCAGTATCTTGAATTTGTAACCGACCGACTTCTGGTAGAACTGGAATGTGAGAAAGAATTTAATGTTACGAATCCATTCGATTTTATGGACATGATTAACCTGCAGGGAAAAACGAACTTTTTCGAGAAAAGAGTGAGCGAATATCAGAAGGCAGGAGTGATGAATAAGGATAAAGAATCAGATGAAATCAGCTTTGATGCCGATTTCTAAAGTCCAACTGCGCTGCGCCCCCCAATGCAGCGCTTGTTGAGCTTTTCTAAGAATACCATTTAAAATCTAAAATTATTAATCCGGTTACAAAACCGGGCAGGGATGCCTATGTTCAGACTTAAGCTCCCAAAAAACAATTCCAGCTTATGTATGTTGTAAAAAGAGACGGCCATAAAGAACCTGTAATGTTCGATAAGATCACCGCCAGGGTTAAGAAACTTTGCTACGGTCTCAATGAACTTGTAGATCCTGTAAAAGTTGCTATGCGTGTGATCGAGGGTCTATACGATAATGTTTCTACCAGTGAACTCGATAATCTCGCTGCTGAAATTGCCGCGACGATGACCACTTCTCATCCAGATTATGCGAAACTCGCTGCCAGGATCTCGGTTTCGAATCTTCATAAGAACACGAAAAAAAGTTTTTCTGAAGTGATGACAGATCTGTATGAGTATGTGAATCCGCGTACCAATGAAAAGGCAGCCTTACTTTCAGAAGAAGTATATGAGGTGATCCTGGAAAACAAAGAGAAACTAGATTCCACCATTATTTACAACCGGGATTTCAATTATGACTATTTCGGCTTTAAAACTTTGGAAAGATCCTATCTTTTAAAACTGGACGGTAAGATCGTGGAAAGACCTCAGCATATGTTGATGCGTGTTTCAATTGGGATTCATCCTGATGATCTTGATAGCGCCATTGAGACCTATGAACTTATGTCTAAAAAGTTCTTTACCCATGCTACCCCAACACTTTTTAACAGCGGAACACCAAAACCCCAAATGTCTTCCTGTTTTCTACTTAGTATGATAGACGACAGCATTGATGGCATTTACGACACGCTGAAGCAGACTGCAAAGATCTCTCAATCTGCTGGAGGTATAGGCCTATCTATCCACAATGTGAGAGCGACTGGGTCTTATATTTCAGGAACTAATGGTACTTCCAATGGAATTGTGCCGATGCTTAGGGTATTTAATGATACCGCCAGATATGTGGATCAGGGAGGTGGAAAAAGAAAAGGTTCATTTGCGATGTACGTGGAACCATGGCATGCTGATATTTTCGATTTTCTGGACCTTAAAAAGAACCACGGAAAAGAAGAAATGCGTGCGCGTGACCTCTTTTACGCTATGTGGATCCCAGATCTATTTATGAAAAGGGTACAGGAAAATGGCAGCTGGACGCTTATGTGTCCGCATGAATGTCCTGGTCTTTTCGATACTTACGGAGATAATTTTGAAGCGCTTTACGAAAAATATGAAGCTGAAGGAAAAGGCCGAAGAACTATTAAAGCAAGAGAGTTGTGGGAAAAAATCATGGAGTCTCAAATAGAAACTGGAACTCCATACATGCTCTATAAGGATGCCGCTAATAGAAAATCTAATCAAAAGAACTTAGGAACGATTCGTTCTTCTAATCTTTGTACAGAAATTATTGAATATACCAGCAAGGATGAAGTCGCCGTATGCAACCTTGCCTCTATCGCCTTGCCTATGTTCATTAAGAACAATGAATTTGATCACAAGGAACTTTTCAAGATCACGAAGAGAGTGATCAAGAACCTAAATAAGGTGATCGACAGGAATTACTACCCGGTTAAGGAAGCTGAAAATTCCAATATGCGTCATCGCCCGGTTGGCCTGGGAGTTCAGGGACTTGCCGATACATTTATTAAACTACGATTGCCATTTACGAGTGACGAAGCAAAAAAACTGAACCAGGAGATCTTCGAAACTCTTTATTTCGCTGCGGTTACGGCATCTATGGAACTTGCAAAAATTGAAGGTCCATACTCTACGTACGAAGGTTCGCCAATTAGCCAGGGAGAATTCCAGTTTAATATGTGGGGGATTAAAGATGAAGAACTAAGCGGTCGCTGGGATTGGGGTAAACTTAGAAAGCAGATCGAGGAAAATGGAGTTCGAAACTCCTTATTGCTCGCACCAATGCCAACTGCTTCCACTTCCCAAATATTAGGAAATAACGAAGCTTTTGAACCTTATACCTCCAATATTTATACAAGAAGAGTACTCTCTGGAGAGTTTATCGTGGTGAACAAGCATTTACTAGAGGACCTTGTTTCAAGAGATCTTTGGACAGAAGATGTGAAAAATGCTATCATGAGAAACAACGGTTCTGTTCAGGATATCGATGTGATTCCGCAGGACCTTAAAGAACTTTATAAAACGGTCTGGGAAATGAGCATGAAGGATATTATCGATATGTCCAGGCATCGTGGTTATTTTATTGATCAGTCTCAATCGTTAAATCTATTCATGGAAAACGCGAATTACAGCAAACTGACTTCCATGCATTTCTACGCCTGGAAAAGCGGACTTAAAACAGGAATGTATTACCTGAGAACGAAATCGGCGGTAGACGCTATTAAGTTTACACTCGAAAAAGAGAAAAAGCAGGAACCGGTTGCGGTTACTTCGGAAGCTCCTATGCGAGCTGCTGAAAAACTTCAGGAGAATGCACAGCCTGTAGTTTCAGACAAAACAGAAGCGGAAGGAGCGCTGTCTCCGGAAGAACTTAAAGCACTCATTGCACAATCCAAAGAAGCTGAAGGTGACGACTGCCTGATGTGCGGATCTTAAAGAATTTTGGCTAATTCAAATTTGAATGCGGGAAGGGAGGCAGTTATTGCTTCCCTTTTTTATATTTTTGAACCTCAACAACTGGAAAATCATGACCTGGGATCAACTTTTATCACTTAAACGTTTCGGAGACAAGAACAAACGACTGCGTATTGAGCAAAATGAAACACGTTTAGGTTTTGAAGTAGATTATGATCGTATCATATTTTCTTCAGCATTTAGAAGCCTGCAGGACAAAACACAGGTAATTCCACTTTCCAAGACAGATTTTGTGCATACCAGGCTAACGCACAGCCTCGAAGTTTCAGTTGTTGGAAGGTCGCTGGGAAGATTAACGGGTCAGAAATTATTACAGAAACATCCACATCTGAGGGATTCTTCAGGTTACCAGATGAATGATTTTGGGGCTATTGTCGCAGCGGCAGCTCTTGCCCATGATATTGGAAATCCACCTTTTGGACATTCCGGAGAGAAAGCAATTGGAGAATACTTCAGCCATGGAAACGGTAAAAGGTTTAAAGAATCTCTTTCAGAAGCTGAATATCAGGATCTGGTGAAATTTGAAGGAAATGCGAATGGTTTCAGAATACTTACAGAAAACAGACCAGGAATTAGCGGTGGCCTGCGATTGTCCTACGCTACTTTAGGAGCATTCACAAAATACCCCAAGGAATCCCTTCCGCATAAACCAAGTTCCAGGATCGAAGATAAAAAGTTTGGATTTTTCCAGAGTGAAAAAGAAACTTTTGAGGATATCGCTGAAGAACTGGGATTGAAAATCACGCGCGAAGGCAAACACATTGGATATGCCCGGCATCCTCTGGCCTTTCTGGTTGAGGCCGCAGATGATATTTGTTATACGATCATTGATTTTGAAGACGGAATTAATCTTGGACTTATCGATGAAGATTATGCTTTGGAATACCTCATCAAACTCGTAAAGGATAGTATCAATACTTCCAAATATCATGAACTTCAAACTACTTCAGACAGGCTGGCGTATTTGCGTGCTTTAGCTATCAACACGCTAATTACAGAAGCCGCAGAGATCTTTTTAAAGAATGAAGATGCCATTCTGGAAGGTGAATTTCATGAAGCTTTATTCGATAAAAGCAAGTACGAAGCTCAAATTCGGGATATTATTAAGATAAGTGTGGAAAAAATCTATCAAAGCGAAGAGGTGATCGGGAAGGAAATTGCCGGCTTTAAAATGCTTTCTTATTTGCTGGATATTTATACTCAGGCTTTCCTTGCCGATACTGAAAATGAAGATTCCAACTTCACGAAGCTGGTCAAAAAATCTGTTCCACAGTTAAGTTATTTGAATGAAGAAGATTCGATTTATGATAAATTGATCGCTATATGTTCATACATTGCTTCGCTAACCGACGGTCTTACCGTAGCCTCATTTAAAAGATTTCAAGGTTTAGATGCTTAAAACGTTAAAAAATTAACGTTTAGTATTATTTATTCTTTGCAGTCTAAAGTAATTTCACGACTTAAGCTTCTGGTTCTTCAATATTTAAGTTTCAGATACTTACATAGTTAGTGTTATGAAAAAGGTTACTCAAATTTTAAAGAACAATTCTCAGCTTATCATCGAGGATTGGGAGCGACAGGTGTTCGAACTTGTAAAATCATCAACTTCGGCCAATAGGATCGCACTTCGGGATCATGTTCCAAACATCCTGAATGATATTATTGGAATCATGGAAGAATACGATATAATTGACTGGAATCTTGAGGATCCTAAAATTGCATTAATCGAAAGCAATAGTATAGATCATGGCAGGCATCGTGCCAGTTCTGGAAGCTTTTCTGCAGATGAGATCCTTCACGAATATATCATCTTCCACAACGTGATTCTCAGGGTGCTCAATATAAATGGCGTCAAAGATCATAATACCTATAATATTTTAAAGTGCTGTGTTGATAAATCTATGATGAAAAGCCTGGAGGCCTACACAAAGTCAATCCAAGAGATGCAAAGCAAATTAGTTGCTACTCTTGCACACGATATTAGGAATCCCCTCTCTGCCGCGAGATTGGGAATCGAAATGCTCAATTCAGAGGATATAGATCAGGATCGAAGTATTAGGGTCAAGAAAATGACCATGCATAGTGTGAATAAAGCTCTTGAAATGCTGGAAGGATTACTGGATAGTATTACTGTAAAGGCTGGTGAAGGGATGATGCTTACTTATGCTGAAATAGATCTGTATAGCGATATAGAAACCATTTACCAGGAAGCTTCAGAGATCTATTCTGAAGAGATCATTTTAGAATGTCCGGACAAGGATCTTTATGGTATTTATGACGCTGTAGCTGTACGCAGAATGTTAGAAAATCTAATTACCAACGCGATCAAATATGGTGATAATAATACCCCAATCACCATGAAAATCGAGAAGGATGGGGACGATCAATTACTGCTTTCTGTACATAACTATGGAAATCCTATTCCGCAGGAAAAACAAAAGGCGATCTTTGATTTTCTGCAATACGGAAAGCAAACTAAAAAGCCTAAGCTCAAAAGCTGGGGCATAGGACTTACACTGGTTAAAATGGTTGCTGAAGCGCACGGTGGTGCAGTTGAACTCACCAGTGAGAAAAATAAAGGAACTGAATTTATTATTAGAATTTCTAATAAAGCGAATCAACCCGGAAAAATACGTACAAAACTCAACCTGGTTTAAAACTCATAAACTACACCAACTCCAAGCATTTGCTTTAGCTGGATTCTGGCGCCAGAAGTTTCGAGTTTACCATCGCCATTGGTATCTTCCTTGAATTTGACGTCATCATCATAGCGGATATGCGTGCCTACATTGGCTTTAACGAAATCATTCACCTTCATATTTACTGCCAGTTGCCAGTCGACATCCACATTTCCGAAGTTATTGAGATAATCTGAATACAGACTTAGCTGATTACTCAAATCAATGTTCTCAAAAACTTCCTTATTATATTCGCTGGTAAAGAGAAAACCAAATTCTGTTCTAAGCATCTCACCTTCTTTGATAATATTCCCGAGTTCATCGGTCACTGCAGGCTCCACACCAAACATTCCTTCATTAGCAAGTCTCTGGTCCAGTACGAAAGTTGATTTTACAGTAACAGGAGAAAGGTAAATAGTAAGATCCTCTACAGGATGCGAAAATTCTGTTCCTCCCCCAAGAAAGGTATAACCGGGAGCCATTAATTTCGAAATTGGAACTTCGGTATCAGGGTATTTATAACCGTTGGTGAATTGTGTGTTGAAACTAAATTTACCTGAATAATACCAGTTCGAAGTACTGTCGGTTCTAAAACCAAAAGAGGAACTTAATCTTAATTCATCTTCTGTCTTTCTAATTTCCCTGCCTTCCTGCGCATTAATTCCATACCTCAGCTTTGCCGAATTCTTCCAGATGGTATAATCTTTTTCAAAATCCCGTTCAAAACCGGCATATAATAAAGCCGAAATTGAGTTGTTTCCCCCAGCATTCCAGTTTACAAAAGCCACTTCACTTAGATTCATTCCGAAGGTATTCTTCTCGGTCCAGTAGATCAACATGGAATCTGATGCTGTGGTATCCTTCGCTGCCGTTGCTGTAGTATCATTCACCCTAACATGTTTAATATGAGCAGCTGAACTACAGAATGAAGTAAATATAAATAGAAGGCTTAAAAGGTAAAATTTCATCAGGTAGGAATTACAGAATCGCAAAAATATAAAATCAGTTCAAAGTTTCCAGCTTTTGCCGTATTCCTTCAACGTTAATTCCGGCGATTTCTTGTAATTCATTGATATTTCCGTGTTCTATAAAATTATCGGGCACCCCCATAATATCAATTTTACCCTTATAATCAAGTTGCATGGCAAGCTCCAGAATCGCACTTCCAAAACCTCCGGAAATAACACCATCCTCAATAGTGATGATTTTATCAAATTTTTCGAAAATCTCTTTTAGCAGATCTCTATCGAGCGGTTTGATAAATTTCATATCATAATGCGCAATACTCCCTAAGCCTTGATAATTTTTAATTGCTTCGGAAGCATTTACAGCCATATTACCAATCGTTAAAATAGCGATGTCGGTTCCTTGCTGAAGGCATTCAGCTTTACCAATAATAGTCTTTTGAAAGGGAGTTTTCCATTCAATCTGAGATCCTCTTCCACGAGGATAACGAATTACCAGTGGTTTATTTAAACCAAGCTGAGCCGTGTAGAGAAGGTTTCTAAGCTCGGTTTCATTTCTTGGAGCAGCAATCATAAGATCTGGAATAAGTCGGCAATAAGCGATATCAAAAACACCATGGTGCGTAGCTCCATCTTCACCTACCAAACCAGCACGATCCAGGCAAAATATTATCGGCAATTTTTGCAACGCAACATCGTGAATTAACTGATCGTATGCACGTTGAAGGAAAGTAGAATAAATAGCACAAAAAACAGTAAATCCTTGGGTGGCCATTCCGGCAGATAAAGTCACAGCATGCTGCTCTGCGATACCTACATCAAATGCCCTGTCAGGAAATGCATCCATCATATATTTAAGGGAACTACCTGTAGGCATCGCTGGGGTGACCCCTATAATTTTGTCATTTTTTTCCGCCAGTTCAACTAGAGTTAAACCAAAAACATCCTGAAATTTTATGGGTAAACCTTCGGTTTCATACTTCAGTAATTCGCCAGTTGCAGGTTCGAACTTACCGGGAGCATGATATTTTACCTGGTCTTCTTCAGCTTTCTTTAAACCTTTCCCCTTTTTGGTAATAACATGTAGAAATTTAGGTCCGCTAATTTCTTTCATCTCCTGTAAAACCTTCAGTAATCCAGGTAAATCATGACCATCTACAGGTCCGAAATATTGAAAATTGAGCGCTTCAATGATATTATCGCTGGCAGGTTTATGTCCAACTCTTGCTTTGGTAAGATATTCTTTCAAAGCCCCAACGCT contains:
- a CDS encoding DUF3109 family protein, which gives rise to MFQLGKTLVSEEIIKNDFLCNLSACKGACCIDGEAGAPVEPEEREIMERIYPKVKQYLRPEGIEAIERQGVYITRENGEIETPLINDADCAYVTFDEKGTALCGIEEAYNQGDIDWKKPVSCHLYPVRIQEYTSFSAVNYHRWEICDDACSLGAELQVPIYKFVKEALVRKFGEEWYQELTVIADEIQKK
- a CDS encoding deoxyguanosinetriphosphate triphosphohydrolase, which gives rise to MTWDQLLSLKRFGDKNKRLRIEQNETRLGFEVDYDRIIFSSAFRSLQDKTQVIPLSKTDFVHTRLTHSLEVSVVGRSLGRLTGQKLLQKHPHLRDSSGYQMNDFGAIVAAAALAHDIGNPPFGHSGEKAIGEYFSHGNGKRFKESLSEAEYQDLVKFEGNANGFRILTENRPGISGGLRLSYATLGAFTKYPKESLPHKPSSRIEDKKFGFFQSEKETFEDIAEELGLKITREGKHIGYARHPLAFLVEAADDICYTIIDFEDGINLGLIDEDYALEYLIKLVKDSINTSKYHELQTTSDRLAYLRALAINTLITEAAEIFLKNEDAILEGEFHEALFDKSKYEAQIRDIIKISVEKIYQSEEVIGKEIAGFKMLSYLLDIYTQAFLADTENEDSNFTKLVKKSVPQLSYLNEEDSIYDKLIAICSYIASLTDGLTVASFKRFQGLDA
- a CDS encoding sensor histidine kinase; its protein translation is MKKVTQILKNNSQLIIEDWERQVFELVKSSTSANRIALRDHVPNILNDIIGIMEEYDIIDWNLEDPKIALIESNSIDHGRHRASSGSFSADEILHEYIIFHNVILRVLNINGVKDHNTYNILKCCVDKSMMKSLEAYTKSIQEMQSKLVATLAHDIRNPLSAARLGIEMLNSEDIDQDRSIRVKKMTMHSVNKALEMLEGLLDSITVKAGEGMMLTYAEIDLYSDIETIYQEASEIYSEEIILECPDKDLYGIYDAVAVRRMLENLITNAIKYGDNNTPITMKIEKDGDDQLLLSVHNYGNPIPQEKQKAIFDFLQYGKQTKKPKLKSWGIGLTLVKMVAEAHGGAVELTSEKNKGTEFIIRISNKANQPGKIRTKLNLV
- a CDS encoding 1-deoxy-D-xylulose-5-phosphate synthase yields the protein MTRKLLETINFPQDLRKLPEAGLQDLARELREFIIEIVATKEGHLGASLGVVELTIALHYIFNTPEDLLVWDVGHQAYGHKILTGRKNTFHTNRQLNGISGFPKRDESEFDTFGVGHSSTSISAALGMAIASQLKSEHQKQHIAVVGDASIASGMAFEGLNHAGVTKANLLVILNDNAIGIDPSVGALKEYLTKARVGHKPASDNIIEALNFQYFGPVDGHDLPGLLKVLQEMKEISGPKFLHVITKKGKGLKKAEEDQVKYHAPGKFEPATGELLKYETEGLPIKFQDVFGLTLVELAEKNDKIIGVTPAMPTGSSLKYMMDAFPDRAFDVGIAEQHAVTLSAGMATQGFTVFCAIYSTFLQRAYDQLIHDVALQKLPIIFCLDRAGLVGEDGATHHGVFDIAYCRLIPDLMIAAPRNETELRNLLYTAQLGLNKPLVIRYPRGRGSQIEWKTPFQKTIIGKAECLQQGTDIAILTIGNMAVNASEAIKNYQGLGSIAHYDMKFIKPLDRDLLKEIFEKFDKIITIEDGVISGGFGSAILELAMQLDYKGKIDIMGVPDNFIEHGNINELQEIAGINVEGIRQKLETLN
- a CDS encoding ribonucleoside-diphosphate reductase subunit alpha, producing the protein MYVVKRDGHKEPVMFDKITARVKKLCYGLNELVDPVKVAMRVIEGLYDNVSTSELDNLAAEIAATMTTSHPDYAKLAARISVSNLHKNTKKSFSEVMTDLYEYVNPRTNEKAALLSEEVYEVILENKEKLDSTIIYNRDFNYDYFGFKTLERSYLLKLDGKIVERPQHMLMRVSIGIHPDDLDSAIETYELMSKKFFTHATPTLFNSGTPKPQMSSCFLLSMIDDSIDGIYDTLKQTAKISQSAGGIGLSIHNVRATGSYISGTNGTSNGIVPMLRVFNDTARYVDQGGGKRKGSFAMYVEPWHADIFDFLDLKKNHGKEEMRARDLFYAMWIPDLFMKRVQENGSWTLMCPHECPGLFDTYGDNFEALYEKYEAEGKGRRTIKARELWEKIMESQIETGTPYMLYKDAANRKSNQKNLGTIRSSNLCTEIIEYTSKDEVAVCNLASIALPMFIKNNEFDHKELFKITKRVIKNLNKVIDRNYYPVKEAENSNMRHRPVGLGVQGLADTFIKLRLPFTSDEAKKLNQEIFETLYFAAVTASMELAKIEGPYSTYEGSPISQGEFQFNMWGIKDEELSGRWDWGKLRKQIEENGVRNSLLLAPMPTASTSQILGNNEAFEPYTSNIYTRRVLSGEFIVVNKHLLEDLVSRDLWTEDVKNAIMRNNGSVQDIDVIPQDLKELYKTVWEMSMKDIIDMSRHRGYFIDQSQSLNLFMENANYSKLTSMHFYAWKSGLKTGMYYLRTKSAVDAIKFTLEKEKKQEPVAVTSEAPMRAAEKLQENAQPVVSDKTEAEGALSPEELKALIAQSKEAEGDDCLMCGS
- a CDS encoding DUF3078 domain-containing protein, coding for MKFYLLSLLFIFTSFCSSAAHIKHVRVNDTTATAAKDTTASDSMLIYWTEKNTFGMNLSEVAFVNWNAGGNNSISALLYAGFERDFEKDYTIWKNSAKLRYGINAQEGREIRKTEDELRLSSSFGFRTDSTSNWYYSGKFSFNTQFTNGYKYPDTEVPISKLMAPGYTFLGGGTEFSHPVEDLTIYLSPVTVKSTFVLDQRLANEGMFGVEPAVTDELGNIIKEGEMLRTEFGFLFTSEYNKEVFENIDLSNQLSLYSDYLNNFGNVDVDWQLAVNMKVNDFVKANVGTHIRYDDDVKFKEDTNGDGKLETSGARIQLKQMLGVGVVYEF
- a CDS encoding ribonucleotide-diphosphate reductase subunit beta — protein: MSQIEPILQENKDRFVIFPIKHNDIWDWYKKMEACFWTAEEIDLHQDLTDWSNKLNADERYFIKHILAFFAASDGIVNENLAENFVNEVQYSEAKFFYGFQIMMENIHSETYSLLIDTYVKDEKEKNQLFTAIEVFPAIKKKADWALNWIESDSFAERLIAFAAVEGIFFSGAFCSIFWLKKRGLMPGLTFSNELISRDEGMHCDFAVHLHNNHLVNKVPKEKIRKIIIDALNIEREFVTESLPVSLIGMNAKLMTQYLEFVTDRLLVELECEKEFNVTNPFDFMDMINLQGKTNFFEKRVSEYQKAGVMNKDKESDEISFDADF